AGAGATATGGAATCAAACGTCATAACCGAATGGAATCTTGGTACCCTAATCAAAGAGCAACAGTCAGAATGCGTAACACAGGATTACCAGCCGGCGTTACCAGCTGACGCGAACAGCTTGAAGATGAACGTAAAGCTGGGACGATGGGATGCACGTAGAATGTTTCGTACGTTCGACCACGTTTTGGTGGGTTCGAGTTTCGTCGAATTATCGCAAGCTTACCGCGTTTGTCTGGCTACTCAGAGTTCGGTGGAGAAGTTGCACTCGTTGGTACAGGCCGCCCATCAATGGACGGGTCCGATGTCGGTGGCTTTGTACGCAGCCGGTGACGAAGAGTTCGAAGTTCTTCAGAAGTACCTGGTTTATCTTAGAAGATGTTACGAACCTATCCGAGAAAGGGTGAGCTTTTCCTTGGCCGTGCCGAGGAGTAGACCGCCGAAGAAACAACCTTTCGAACACGAACTGCCCGATAACGTGGATTGTGCCAAACCGGAAGGAACATTGAACGAATTGATGAACGGGATCTCGAACGAGCAGACCAACTGGAGGATACACAACGTCTATCCTCAGAATCATATGAGGAATCTAGCCAGGAAGAACTGTCAGTCCGAGTACGTGTTCCTGACAGACGTCGATATTGTGCCGAGCTACAATTTGACCGGGGCTCTCGACGAGTTCCTGAGAACTGATAGCTGTGATAAGTGCGCTTACGTGATACCGACGTACGAGCTGGACTCGCGCGTCAGATTTCCTCAGAATAAAACGGAGCTGGTCAGGTTGGCGAGAAAAGGGCTGGCCAGACCATTCCATCAGAAGGTCTTCATTCACAATCAGTTCGCCACCAATTTCACCAGGTATGCAATCCTTTCAACAGATTGCTTAAAATACTCGATACTAAATAAatactaaaataaataattctgtatCTTTAGGTGGATACTGGACACCGTTCCGAAtcataaaaatgatgaaaacgTAAGGAGTGGCAAGGTGTACATCAGCCACGACGTGACCAACTTCGAATTCCTCTACGAACCTTTCTACGTGGCGAAGGACATTGTTCCACCCCATGACGAGAGGTTCATGGGATACGGATACACGAGGAATACTCAGGTACGCgttgaaaatatcaattttataacGCGTTTGCAGTTGAGAAAAACGGCAGTGAAAACTCGTGTATCGAGCATGCAATATCGAAACacgaaaaaaatatacatattcgaATGGCAGACGGGAAACATGGTGAACGACGTACTCGTGTATGTCGGTGGGAAACAGAGAAATAGCAGGAAGTGTTGAACGGGGACACGAGAGGAACATGGGGTAGTTTGATAGTCCGAAACTCGTCCAAGCAAATCTCGTACCCTGGAGACATTAATTGAATTACATATTATCATTGCCACCGTTATCGTACGATGGAGGCTCATTTCGGGAGAACAAGCATTATTCAATTTAAACTTGACACATCCCCGCGCCGTCTAATCGAACGTTTGCACATCGATGTTACGTTCTAGTAATAGTGCACCGGGTAATTCGTGTTTCAAACTCTACTTTCTACACCCATTAACAATTTACGTGAACATCCTGTTACTCGCCATTGTTATACCAAATTGAAAGTTTTTCTAATACGATTGGATCTAATCGAAGGTGGCGAACAGAGAGCGCCTTGGCACGTAACTCTGACCACGCAGTAGTATAAACCAGTATATGTCAGACATACCTAGAAACAGTAAGTTTTTTGTATACATCTGACATTCTATTGTATTCCAGCATTGTTACAATcacattttctataaaaataagaaaaattcttGTAATTTAAATCAGAGAATCGGAGTTGAGTATGCTACGGGTTTGAGCGCGCAGTAGTATAAACCAGTATGTCAGACATACCTAGAAATAGTAAGTTCTTTTATACATCTGACATTCTATTGTGTCCCAGCATAGTTACAATaacattttctataaaaataagaagaattcttgcaatctaaATCAGAGAATCGGAGTTGAGTATACTACGGGTTTGAGCGCGCAGTAGTATAAACCAGTATATGTCAGACATACCTAGAAACAGTAAGTTTTTTTATATATCTGACACTCTATTGTGTTCTAGCATTGTTACAATaacattttctataaaaataagaaaaattcttGCAATCTAAATCAGAGAATCGGAGTTGAATACATTACCGGTTGCTATTCTTG
This region of Osmia lignaria lignaria isolate PbOS001 chromosome 10, iyOsmLign1, whole genome shotgun sequence genomic DNA includes:
- the LOC117611489 gene encoding beta-1,4-glucuronyltransferase 1 isoform X1, encoding MYGTRVQRQRLARTDFAIRLPPAGQVCLACQHTSMVQFGCRPWNLSLKSVIVLAISNILLTFLLLQSETCVPDEVPRDMESNVITEWNLGTLIKEQQSECVTQDYQPALPADANSLKMNVKLGRWDARRMFRTFDHVLVGSSFVELSQAYRVCLATQSSVEKLHSLVQAAHQWTGPMSVALYAAGDEEFEVLQKYLVYLRRCYEPIRERVSFSLAVPRSRPPKKQPFEHELPDNVDCAKPEGTLNELMNGISNEQTNWRIHNVYPQNHMRNLARKNCQSEYVFLTDVDIVPSYNLTGALDEFLRTDSCDKCAYVIPTYELDSRVRFPQNKTELVRLARKGLARPFHQKVFIHNQFATNFTRWILDTVPNHKNDENVRSGKVYISHDVTNFEFLYEPFYVAKDIVPPHDERFMGYGYTRNTQVYEMYVAGYQFKVLSPVFTGHWGLQTRKTRPAWRERQNSANRKHFETFKKEVFARYMRDPLKMMKNAK
- the LOC117611489 gene encoding beta-1,4-glucuronyltransferase 1 isoform X3: MESNVITEWNLGTLIKEQQSECVTQDYQPALPADANSLKMNVKLGRWDARRMFRTFDHVLVGSSFVELSQAYRVCLATQSSVEKLHSLVQAAHQWTGPMSVALYAAGDEEFEVLQKYLVYLRRCYEPIRERVSFSLAVPRSRPPKKQPFEHELPDNVDCAKPEGTLNELMNGISNEQTNWRIHNVYPQNHMRNLARKNCQSEYVFLTDVDIVPSYNLTGALDEFLRTDSCDKCAYVIPTYELDSRVRFPQNKTELVRLARKGLARPFHQKVFIHNQFATNFTRWILDTVPNHKNDENVRSGKVYISHDVTNFEFLYEPFYVAKDIVPPHDERFMGYGYTRNTQVYEMYVAGYQFKVLSPVFTGHWGLQTRKTRPAWRERQNSANRKHFETFKKEVFARYMRDPLKMMKNAK
- the LOC117611489 gene encoding beta-1,4-glucuronyltransferase 1 isoform X2, with product MFGCRPWNLSLKSVIVLAISNILLTFLLLQSETCVPDEVPRDMESNVITEWNLGTLIKEQQSECVTQDYQPALPADANSLKMNVKLGRWDARRMFRTFDHVLVGSSFVELSQAYRVCLATQSSVEKLHSLVQAAHQWTGPMSVALYAAGDEEFEVLQKYLVYLRRCYEPIRERVSFSLAVPRSRPPKKQPFEHELPDNVDCAKPEGTLNELMNGISNEQTNWRIHNVYPQNHMRNLARKNCQSEYVFLTDVDIVPSYNLTGALDEFLRTDSCDKCAYVIPTYELDSRVRFPQNKTELVRLARKGLARPFHQKVFIHNQFATNFTRWILDTVPNHKNDENVRSGKVYISHDVTNFEFLYEPFYVAKDIVPPHDERFMGYGYTRNTQVYEMYVAGYQFKVLSPVFTGHWGLQTRKTRPAWRERQNSANRKHFETFKKEVFARYMRDPLKMMKNAK